Proteins encoded within one genomic window of Acomys russatus chromosome 5, mAcoRus1.1, whole genome shotgun sequence:
- the Entrep1 gene encoding endosomal transmembrane epsin interactor 1 isoform X2, with protein MVALSFGALSLSSSPQVKNSCPFWAGSSVNLFVLLSVVCILLNLAGFILGCQGAQFVSSVPRCDLVDLGEGKICFCCEEFQPAKCTDKENALKLFPVQPCSAVHLLLKKVLFALCALNALTTTVCLVAAALRYLQIFASRRPCLDESQMSAEEAEEHGRIPDPDDFVPPVPPPSYFATFYSCTPRMNRRMVGPDVIPLPHIYGARIKGVEVFCPLDPPPPYEAVVSQIDQEQESSFQIPEGPEAAVSAVEPVRTQITQGGVLPNTTNEETTSAAAPVSNLVQPPRSRRTLPPLRARSKSDPVLHHSEERATPVLSCEAATQTERRLDLAAVTLRRGVRPRASRCRPRSLIDYRSYIDTKLLVARFLEQSSCSMTPDIHELVENIKSVLKSDEEHMEVAITSASFLEQIMAPSQASTSQAHMLTSRRQLGLLHLRSCGDLSTFSLAGRPRAERRPQLRAEAERPHSLIGVVRETVL; from the exons GTAAATCTTTTTGTGCTGCTCTCTGTGGTTTGCATCCTTTTAAATCTCGCAGGGTTCATCCTAGGCTGTCAAGGAGCCCAGTTTGTGTCCAGTGTCCCCAGATGTGATCTG GTGGACCTAGGTGAAGGCAAGATCTGCTTCTGTTGTGAAGAATTTCAACCAGCCAAGTGCACAGACAAAGAAAATGCCTTGAAACTCTTTCCTGTTCAGCCTTGTAGTGCTGTTCACCTTCTGCTTAAG AAAGTCCTATTTGCCCTGTGTGCCTTGAACGCCCTGACCACCACAGTGTGTTTGGTGGCTGCCGCCCTGCGCTACCTCCAGATCTTTGCCAGCAGAAGGCCATGTCTT GATGAATCCCAGATGTCTGCAGAAGAAGCGGAAGAGCATGGGCGGATTCCAGATCCAGATGACTTTGTGCCGCCGGTGCCTCCCCCTTCCTACTTTGCCACTTTCTACTCCTGCACACCGCGCATGAACCGCAG GATGGTTGGTCCTGATGTCATCCCACTGCCGCATATCTATGGAGCACGAATCAAGGGTGTGGAAGTGTTCTGTCCTTTGGACCCCCCACCTCCATACGAAGCTGTCGTGAGCCAGATCGACCAGGAACAG GAGTCTTCATTCCAAATCCCAGAAGGACCAGAAGCTGCTGTGAGCGCAGTGGAGCCAGTTCGCACACAAATAACTCAAG gtggggTTCTTCCTAACACAACCAATGAGGAAACCACATCTGCAGCAGCTCCTGTTTCCAACCTGGTACAACCTCCAAGAAGCCGGAGAACTCTCCCACCTCTGAGGGCAAGATCAAAGAGCGACCCTGTGCTTCACCATTCCGAGGAAAGAG CTACCCCAGTACTCAGCTGCGAAGCAGCGACTCAGACCGAAAGGAGGCTCGATCTGGCTGCAGTGACTCTGAGGAGAGGTGTGAGACCAAGGGCATCCAGATGCAGACCCCGCTCTTTGATAGATTACAGGTCTTACATAGACACGAAGCTGCTGGTGGCCAGGTTCCTGGAGCAGTCCTCCTGCAGCATGACTCCGGACATCCATGAGCTCGTAGAAAATATCAAATCCGTTCTCAAGTCCGACGAGGAGCACATGGAGGTAGCCATCACAAGCGCCAGTTTCCTAGAGCAG ATAATGGCCCCATCACAGGCCAGCACTTCCCAGGCCCACATGCTGACCTCGAGGAGACAGCTGGGCTTGCTGCACCTGCGCAGCTGTGGCGACCTGAGCACCTTTTCCCTGGCAGGACGGCCAAGAGCTGAGAGGAGGCCTCAGCTGCGAGCTGAGGCTGAGCGCCCACACAGCCTCATCGGTGTCGTTCGAGAGACTGTCTTGTAA